One region of Streptomyces capillispiralis genomic DNA includes:
- a CDS encoding S1 family peptidase yields the protein MRRLLVRALARPLALAAAGTVIPLASALPAAADSIVVGGSPVDVSDSPWTVALASRDRFGGTRAGQFCGGVAVGRTTVLTAAHCMDEEVLGAPPDHVHDLRVITGRTELLSERGQEVAVRDVWVNPGYDSATNAGDFAVLTLAEPLPSSSVIAMAGTGDPAYRAGTAATVYGWGDTTGSGAYAGSLHAARVRVQPDGVCESAYPGGSDGTYRAETMLCAGEVAGGRDACQGDSGGPLVAQGRLIGLVSWGAGCGWAGSPGVYTRVSAVLRTLGWPQA from the coding sequence ATGCGACGTCTTCTTGTCCGGGCGCTGGCCCGGCCGCTGGCCCTCGCGGCCGCCGGGACCGTCATACCGCTGGCCTCGGCTCTTCCCGCGGCCGCCGACAGCATCGTCGTCGGCGGGTCCCCCGTCGATGTGTCGGACAGTCCGTGGACGGTGGCCCTCGCCAGCCGTGACCGGTTCGGCGGTACGCGGGCGGGACAGTTCTGCGGGGGTGTGGCGGTCGGCCGGACCACCGTGCTCACCGCGGCCCACTGCATGGACGAGGAGGTGCTGGGGGCACCGCCGGACCACGTGCACGACCTCAGGGTGATCACCGGGCGCACGGAACTGCTCTCGGAACGCGGCCAGGAGGTCGCCGTGCGTGACGTGTGGGTGAACCCGGGCTACGACAGCGCCACCAACGCCGGTGACTTCGCCGTGCTCACCCTGGCCGAGCCGCTCCCCTCGAGTTCGGTCATAGCCATGGCGGGGACGGGGGACCCCGCCTACCGGGCGGGAACGGCCGCCACGGTCTACGGGTGGGGGGACACCACGGGGTCCGGTGCCTACGCCGGAAGTCTCCACGCGGCGCGCGTACGGGTGCAGCCCGACGGGGTGTGCGAGAGCGCCTACCCGGGGGGCTCCGACGGCACCTACCGTGCCGAGACGATGCTGTGCGCGGGGGAGGTGGCAGGGGGGCGCGACGCCTGTCAGGGGGACAGCGGGGGGCCGCTGGTGGCCCAGGGGCGGCTCATAGGGCTCGTGTCGTGGGGGGCGGGGTGCGGCTGGGCGGGCAGTCCAGGGGTGTACACGCGCGTCTCCGCGGTCCTGCGGACCCTCGGGTGGCCGCAGGCCTGA
- a CDS encoding RNA polymerase sigma factor, with translation MSASTSRTLPPEIAESVSVMALIERGKAEGQIAGDDVRRAFEADQIPATQWKNVLRSLNQILEEEGVTLMVSAAEPKRTRKSVAAKSPAKRTATKTVAAKTATTRKATATATPASAADPAGEEEAPARKAAAKKTTAKKAAPAKKATAKKTAAKKTTAKKDDAELVDEEVLEETKAAEEPEGAENAGFVLSDEDEDDAPAQQVAAAGATADPVKDYLKQIGKVPLLNAEQEVELAKRIEAGLFAEDKLANSDKLAPKLKRELEIIAEDGRRAKNHLLEANLRLVVSLAKRYTGRGMLFLDLIQEGNLGLIRAVEKFDYTKGYKFSTYATWWIRQAITRAMADQARTIRIPVHMVEVINKLARVQRQMLQDLGREPTPEELAKELDMTPEKVIEVQKYGREPISLHTPLGEDGDSEFGDLIEDSEAVVPADAVSFTLLQEQLHSVLDTLSEREAGVVSMRFGLTDGQPKTLDEIGKVYGVTRERIRQIESKTMSKLRHPSRSQVLRDYLD, from the coding sequence GTGTCGGCCAGCACATCCCGTACGCTCCCGCCGGAGATCGCCGAGTCCGTCTCTGTCATGGCTCTCATTGAGCGGGGAAAGGCCGAGGGGCAGATCGCCGGCGATGACGTGCGTCGGGCCTTCGAAGCTGACCAGATTCCGGCCACTCAGTGGAAGAACGTACTGCGCAGCCTCAACCAGATCCTCGAGGAAGAGGGTGTGACGCTGATGGTCAGTGCCGCAGAGCCCAAGCGCACCCGAAAGAGCGTCGCAGCGAAGAGTCCCGCCAAGCGCACCGCCACCAAGACGGTCGCGGCCAAGACGGCGACCACCCGGAAGGCCACCGCCACCGCCACGCCGGCGTCCGCCGCGGACCCCGCCGGCGAGGAGGAGGCGCCCGCCAGGAAGGCGGCCGCCAAGAAGACCACCGCCAAGAAGGCGGCGCCCGCGAAGAAGGCCACGGCCAAGAAGACCGCCGCCAAGAAGACCACGGCGAAGAAGGACGACGCCGAGCTGGTCGACGAGGAGGTCCTCGAGGAGACCAAGGCCGCGGAGGAGCCCGAGGGCGCCGAGAACGCCGGCTTCGTGCTGTCCGACGAGGACGAGGACGACGCGCCCGCGCAGCAGGTCGCCGCCGCCGGCGCCACCGCGGACCCGGTCAAGGACTACCTCAAGCAGATCGGCAAGGTCCCCCTGCTCAACGCCGAGCAGGAGGTCGAGCTCGCCAAGCGCATCGAGGCGGGCCTGTTCGCCGAGGACAAGCTGGCCAACTCCGACAAGCTGGCGCCGAAGCTCAAGCGCGAGCTGGAGATCATCGCGGAGGACGGGCGCCGCGCCAAGAACCACCTGCTGGAGGCCAACCTCCGTCTCGTGGTCTCCCTGGCCAAGCGCTACACCGGCCGCGGCATGCTCTTCCTGGACCTCATCCAGGAGGGCAACCTCGGTCTGATCCGCGCGGTGGAGAAGTTCGACTACACCAAGGGTTACAAGTTCTCCACGTACGCCACCTGGTGGATCCGTCAGGCGATCACCCGCGCCATGGCCGACCAGGCGCGCACCATCCGTATCCCGGTGCACATGGTCGAGGTCATCAACAAGCTCGCGCGCGTGCAGCGCCAGATGCTCCAGGACCTGGGCCGCGAGCCCACCCCGGAGGAGCTGGCCAAGGAACTCGACATGACCCCGGAGAAGGTCATCGAGGTCCAGAAGTACGGCCGCGAGCCCATCTCCCTGCACACCCCGCTGGGCGAGGACGGCGACAGCGAGTTCGGTGACCTCATCGAGGACTCCGAGGCGGTCGTCCCGGCCGACGCGGTCAGCTTCACGCTGCTGCAGGAGCAGCTGCACTCCGTCCTCGACACCCTGTCCGAGCGCGAGGCGGGCGTCGTCTCCATGCGCTTCGGTCTCACCGACGGTCAGCCGAAGACCCTCGACGAGATCGGCAAGGTGTACGGCGTCACGCGCGAGCGCATCCGCCAGATCGAGTCCAAGACGATGTCGAAGCTGCGCCACCCGTCCCGCTCCCAGGTGCTGCGCGACTACCTCGACTAG
- a CDS encoding FadR/GntR family transcriptional regulator, translated as MSTLAHTMMTAARSADSGLASPGELDRYPYAEAPAADRVGAPVWEGADPELGRVSRRAAGSRGRGLHGQLVQQLGQMIVSGDLGADRPLVPEEIGQRFEVSRTVVRESLRVLEAKGLVSARPNVGTRVRPVSDWNLLDPDIIEWRAFGPQRDDQRRELSELRWTIEPLAARLAAGHGREDIQQRLADMVEIMGHTLSQGDALTFARADVEFHSLLIQVAGNRMLEHLSGIVSSALQVSGGPVTGCERPNETSLGHHARIVAALADGDGAAAETAMRQLLTVHPEVERVVPAPREH; from the coding sequence GTGAGTACCCTTGCGCACACCATGATGACCGCCGCCCGCTCCGCAGACTCCGGCCTCGCGAGCCCGGGCGAACTCGACCGCTACCCCTACGCCGAGGCGCCCGCCGCCGACCGTGTCGGGGCCCCTGTCTGGGAGGGCGCGGATCCGGAACTGGGCCGTGTGAGCCGGCGCGCCGCGGGCAGCCGCGGGCGCGGACTGCACGGCCAACTCGTTCAGCAGTTGGGTCAGATGATCGTTTCGGGGGACCTGGGTGCCGACCGCCCCCTGGTTCCGGAGGAGATCGGCCAGCGCTTCGAGGTCTCCCGCACCGTCGTCCGCGAGTCGCTGCGCGTCCTGGAGGCCAAGGGCCTGGTCAGCGCCCGCCCGAACGTCGGCACACGCGTGCGCCCCGTCAGCGACTGGAATCTTCTCGACCCGGACATCATCGAGTGGCGGGCCTTCGGGCCGCAGCGCGACGACCAGCGCCGCGAGCTCAGCGAGCTCCGCTGGACGATCGAGCCGCTCGCGGCACGCCTTGCGGCGGGCCACGGACGGGAGGACATCCAGCAGCGCCTGGCCGACATGGTGGAGATCATGGGGCACACCCTGAGCCAGGGGGACGCGCTCACGTTCGCCCGAGCCGATGTCGAGTTCCACTCCCTGCTCATCCAGGTCGCCGGCAACCGGATGCTGGAGCACCTCTCCGGGATCGTGTCCTCCGCGCTCCAGGTCTCGGGCGGCCCGGTCACGGGCTGTGAGCGCCCGAACGAGACCTCGCTGGGCCACCACGCCCGGATCGTCGCCGCCCTCGCTGACGGCGACGGCGCGGCCGCCGAGACGGCCATGCGCCAACTGCTCACGGTCCACCCCGAGGTGGAACGCGTGGTGCCCGCCCCGCGCGAGCACTGA